In the genome of Limnobaculum zhutongyuii, one region contains:
- a CDS encoding N-acetyltransferase, producing MIRRYQPQDLDALMALWLTTTIKAHPFIEPSYWQESEPLVRNVYIPDATTWVCCENDEIIGFISVMEQQFIGALFVDFSQQGKGIGNALIEQVKMHYPRLLLEVYRENTHALQFYLAMGFHIVSEQPHPETQQITLIMQWQAPLIAA from the coding sequence GTGATCCGTCGTTATCAGCCACAGGATTTAGATGCGCTAATGGCGCTATGGTTAACCACCACCATTAAGGCGCATCCTTTTATTGAACCATCCTACTGGCAGGAAAGTGAGCCACTGGTTCGCAACGTCTATATTCCTGACGCTACTACCTGGGTCTGCTGTGAAAATGATGAAATCATCGGTTTTATCAGCGTGATGGAACAACAGTTTATTGGTGCGCTGTTTGTTGACTTTAGCCAACAGGGAAAAGGCATCGGCAACGCGTTGATTGAGCAGGTTAAAATGCATTATCCCAGGCTGCTACTTGAGGTCTATCGGGAAAACACTCATGCACTTCAGTTCTATCTGGCGATGGGTTTTCATATTGTCAGTGAACAACCCCATCCGGAAACACAACAAATAACCTTAATCATGCAATGGCAAGCCCCGCTCATTGCTGCCTGA
- a CDS encoding glycine zipper 2TM domain-containing protein codes for MKKFIAAVVVVTSMLSLAGCANPYGGNNPNNNQAANVGVGAGVGAVVGAGIGALSSSHKDNTKGALIGAAAGAAVGAASGAILGNSSGQ; via the coding sequence ATGAAAAAGTTTATTGCAGCAGTTGTTGTCGTTACATCTATGCTGTCATTGGCAGGTTGTGCAAATCCGTATGGTGGAAATAATCCTAATAACAACCAGGCAGCAAACGTAGGTGTTGGTGCAGGTGTTGGAGCCGTTGTTGGTGCGGGCATCGGTGCATTATCTTCCTCGCACAAAGATAATACTAAGGGAGCCCTGATTGGTGCTGCCGCAGGTGCTGCGGTTGGTGCTGCTTCCGGAGCCATTCTGGGCAATAGCTCAGGTCAGTAA
- a CDS encoding DNA-3-methyladenine glycosylase I, translating into MQRCSWVNQDPLYIEYHDNEWGKPVRDNQKLFEKICLEGQQAGLSWITVLKKRETYRQCFHHFDPVKVAAMTEKDIDKLMENPGLIRHRGKLEAIVHNAKAYLSMQAAGEDFATFIWSFVENTPILNHLSMKKPEEFPASTPISVAMAKALKKRGFKFFGATTCYAFMQSMGLVNDHMIECFCHPDNHA; encoded by the coding sequence GTACCATGACAACGAATGGGGAAAACCCGTTCGCGATAACCAAAAACTGTTTGAAAAAATTTGTCTGGAAGGACAACAAGCCGGTCTTTCATGGATTACCGTATTGAAAAAACGTGAAACTTACCGTCAATGTTTTCACCACTTTGATCCGGTAAAGGTCGCTGCGATGACCGAAAAAGACATTGATAAACTGATGGAAAATCCGGGGCTAATTCGCCATCGCGGCAAGCTGGAGGCCATTGTGCATAATGCTAAAGCTTATCTGTCCATGCAGGCTGCCGGAGAGGACTTCGCCACGTTTATCTGGTCGTTTGTGGAGAATACGCCAATCCTCAATCACCTTTCGATGAAAAAACCTGAGGAATTCCCTGCTTCCACACCGATTTCGGTCGCCATGGCAAAAGCGCTGAAAAAGCGTGGTTTTAAATTTTTCGGTGCGACGACTTGCTATGCCTTTATGCAATCAATGGGGCTGGTTAACGATCATATGATTGAGTGTTTCTGCCATCCGGACAATCACGCGTGA